In a single window of the Terriglobus roseus genome:
- a CDS encoding HAD family hydrolase, whose product MTSTVSARTLSDQQFLDAVRAGRPRTAVFDFDGTLWPGDAGSGFLHWTIATGLLPEAATRQILDRHALYHRGEVDEITICGEMTSIYSGLSEKAIRASAAHYFRDHVRHRLYPVMMALVHELQDAGVEVWAVSSTNNWMIEEGVRELRIPAERVLAAAVAVQDDLVTDTIVDIPSDEGKAAALRRVGLTHPDAVFGNSVHDFHMLEMARMPFPVNPSPALAAKAGELGWPVFYPKETEVL is encoded by the coding sequence ATGACTTCCACAGTATCTGCGCGCACCCTTTCCGACCAGCAATTTCTCGATGCCGTCCGCGCCGGCAGGCCCCGTACGGCCGTCTTTGACTTCGACGGGACGCTCTGGCCCGGGGATGCAGGGTCCGGATTTCTGCATTGGACCATCGCCACCGGGCTGCTGCCAGAAGCCGCCACACGTCAGATCCTGGACCGACACGCCCTTTATCACCGCGGCGAGGTGGATGAAATCACCATCTGCGGCGAAATGACGTCGATCTACAGCGGACTCAGCGAAAAGGCCATCCGGGCCAGCGCCGCGCACTACTTCCGCGATCACGTGCGGCATCGCCTGTATCCCGTAATGATGGCCCTGGTGCATGAACTGCAGGATGCCGGCGTGGAGGTCTGGGCGGTCTCGTCGACCAATAACTGGATGATCGAAGAGGGCGTACGGGAGTTGCGCATTCCGGCTGAGCGCGTTCTGGCCGCTGCCGTTGCGGTGCAGGACGACCTTGTAACGGACACGATCGTCGACATTCCCAGCGATGAGGGCAAGGCCGCAGCCCTGCGCCGCGTGGGTCTGACGCACCCTGACGCAGTCTTCGGCAACAGCGTGCACGACTTCCACATGCTGGAGATGGCGCGCATGCCGTTTCCGGTCAACCCGTCTCCTGCACTCGCAGCAAAGGCGGGTGAACTGGGCTGGCCGGTCTTCTATCCGAAGGAAACGGAAGTCCTTTAG
- a CDS encoding (deoxy)nucleoside triphosphate pyrophosphohydrolase, translating into MVVAALILRPDASGGEEVLICQRKADQPMALKWEFPGGKIEAGEGPEEALHRELNEELGIFAEIGPPLTRIRHNYRNGGAVDLQFFTVRSYTGDLENRIFRQILWSGFGALPEYDFLAADLGLIRDLADGKLKVTA; encoded by the coding sequence ATGGTCGTCGCCGCGCTGATCCTGCGGCCGGACGCGTCCGGCGGTGAGGAAGTCCTGATCTGCCAACGCAAGGCAGATCAGCCGATGGCGCTGAAGTGGGAATTTCCCGGCGGCAAAATCGAAGCGGGCGAAGGCCCGGAAGAGGCGCTGCATCGCGAACTGAATGAAGAACTCGGCATCTTTGCCGAGATCGGTCCGCCGCTGACGCGCATCCGCCACAACTATCGCAACGGCGGCGCGGTCGATCTGCAGTTCTTTACCGTCCGCAGCTACACCGGCGACCTGGAGAACCGCATCTTCCGCCAGATCCTGTGGTCCGGCTTCGGCGCACTCCCGGAGTACGACTTCCTGGCAGCCGATCTGGGCCTGATTCGTGACCTTGCCGACGGTAAGTTGAAGGTCACGGCCTAG
- a CDS encoding M48 family metallopeptidase, with amino-acid sequence MRRLLTILVLLLAFTPLHAATTPAEKLANDAAQRELDSSPRDGNIPSYSLSPENLAKGRHLEHVGNVMHFGGALWGIAYLTLLLLLGVVGIVQREATRRFRNRWLQCFYFLLLFGAITTVLDLPLAVYGHWLRLHYGLSVQGWGSWTLDQLKSSAIGWLVGGLLIMLLFFIIRKLPRGWWFAFWLCSIPIILAGIFVTPYIIDPLFNKFEPLSQSNPELVQRLEQVVHRGNMDIPPERMFLMKASAKVTTLNAYVTGFGSSKRVVVWDTSISKGTPDEIMFIFGHESGHYVLNHIVQGILFSTVILLVSFYLGYRFVTWAIRRFGASWGVTSQTEWGMLPILLLAFSLFSLALEPVTSTATRTHEHDADVYGQEAIHGLVTNPQAVARDAFQVLGDTSFDDPNPSQFIEFWTYSHPSIGRRAAFAAHYDPWAGGFEPKYFKR; translated from the coding sequence ATGCGCCGTCTGTTAACGATTCTCGTTCTCCTGCTGGCCTTCACTCCGCTCCACGCCGCCACCACGCCCGCGGAAAAGCTGGCGAACGACGCCGCGCAGCGCGAACTCGACAGTTCACCGCGCGACGGAAACATCCCGTCCTACAGTCTGTCCCCTGAAAACCTGGCGAAGGGCCGGCACCTGGAACACGTTGGCAACGTCATGCACTTTGGCGGAGCGCTGTGGGGCATTGCTTACCTGACACTCTTGCTCTTACTGGGTGTGGTGGGAATTGTCCAGCGAGAGGCGACTCGCCGCTTCCGCAACCGGTGGCTCCAGTGCTTCTACTTCCTGCTGCTTTTCGGCGCTATCACCACGGTGCTTGACCTTCCACTCGCCGTCTACGGCCACTGGCTGCGGCTGCACTATGGGCTTTCAGTCCAGGGTTGGGGAAGCTGGACTTTGGACCAGTTGAAGAGTTCCGCGATCGGCTGGCTTGTGGGTGGTCTGCTGATCATGCTGCTCTTCTTCATCATCCGTAAGCTGCCGCGGGGCTGGTGGTTCGCCTTCTGGCTCTGCTCCATCCCGATCATTCTGGCTGGCATCTTCGTCACGCCGTACATCATCGATCCCCTCTTCAATAAATTCGAGCCACTCTCGCAGTCGAATCCCGAGCTCGTCCAGCGGCTGGAACAGGTCGTGCATCGCGGCAACATGGACATCCCGCCCGAGCGCATGTTCCTGATGAAGGCATCGGCAAAAGTGACGACGCTGAATGCCTATGTCACCGGCTTCGGCTCGTCCAAGCGCGTGGTCGTTTGGGACACGTCCATCAGCAAGGGCACGCCGGATGAAATCATGTTCATCTTCGGGCATGAGAGTGGGCACTACGTTCTGAACCACATCGTGCAGGGCATCCTGTTTTCGACCGTGATCCTGCTGGTGTCGTTCTACCTTGGCTATCGCTTTGTTACCTGGGCGATCCGGCGCTTCGGTGCTTCCTGGGGCGTGACCTCCCAGACGGAGTGGGGCATGCTGCCCATTCTTCTGCTCGCCTTCTCCCTCTTCAGCCTGGCGCTCGAGCCCGTCACATCCACCGCGACGCGCACGCACGAACATGACGCAGACGTGTACGGTCAGGAGGCAATTCACGGCTTGGTGACCAATCCGCAGGCGGTCGCACGCGATGCATTCCAAGTGCTTGGTGACACGAGCTTTGATGACCCGAATCCGTCCCAGTTCATCGAATTCTGGACATACTCACACCCGAGCATCGGCAGGCGCGCAGCATTTGCGGCGCATTACGATCCGTGGGCTGGCGGCTTCGAGCCGAAGTACTTCAAACGCTAG
- a CDS encoding Nramp family divalent metal transporter produces the protein MKMFKSWKVRILFFLAALGPGFITANVDNDAGGILTYSQAGAQYGYSLLWTMIPITLALIVVQEMCARMGAVTGKGLSDLIREEFGLRMTAVIMFLLVIVNFGNVIAEFTGIAGSMQLFHVSKYIAVPAAAALVWVMVVKGDYKSVEKIFLFASVVYLAYIVAGVLGRPDWHAAMVETVKLPNRSAWKDHNYVYMTIGVIGTTITPWMQFYLQSSIVEKGVTVRQYKATRLDVIIGSIFTDVVAWFIVVVCAATLFVHGVRQINVPADAAEALRPIAGDYAFLLFAAGLFNASLFAASILPLSTAYTVCEGLGFESGLNRTWKQAPVFYWLYTGLIVAGAAVVLIPNFPLVSMAILSQVLNGLLLPVVMYFMLRLINNKELMGEFHNRLWFNIIAWGTAAIVTGLSLVLVWQSLRG, from the coding sequence ATGAAGATGTTTAAGAGTTGGAAAGTCAGGATACTTTTCTTCCTGGCTGCGCTGGGGCCGGGCTTCATCACGGCTAATGTGGACAATGATGCCGGCGGCATTCTGACGTATTCGCAGGCGGGTGCGCAGTACGGTTACTCGCTGTTGTGGACGATGATTCCCATCACGCTGGCGCTGATCGTGGTGCAGGAGATGTGTGCCCGCATGGGCGCTGTGACCGGCAAGGGCCTCAGCGATCTGATTCGTGAAGAGTTCGGCCTGCGCATGACTGCTGTGATCATGTTTCTGCTGGTCATCGTGAACTTCGGCAACGTCATCGCGGAGTTCACTGGGATCGCTGGATCCATGCAGCTCTTCCATGTGAGTAAGTACATCGCCGTACCGGCTGCCGCTGCGCTGGTGTGGGTCATGGTCGTTAAGGGCGATTACAAGAGCGTAGAGAAGATATTCCTCTTTGCGTCCGTGGTGTATCTGGCGTACATCGTTGCTGGCGTACTTGGCCGCCCTGACTGGCATGCTGCGATGGTTGAGACGGTCAAGCTGCCGAATCGCTCCGCGTGGAAGGATCACAACTACGTCTATATGACGATCGGCGTCATCGGCACCACAATTACGCCGTGGATGCAGTTCTACCTGCAATCCTCGATTGTCGAAAAGGGCGTGACCGTTCGGCAGTACAAAGCGACACGGCTCGACGTCATCATCGGATCGATCTTTACCGATGTCGTTGCCTGGTTCATCGTCGTTGTCTGTGCTGCGACGCTGTTCGTCCACGGTGTCCGGCAGATCAACGTACCAGCCGATGCGGCCGAAGCACTCCGTCCCATAGCGGGCGACTATGCCTTCCTGCTCTTCGCAGCCGGGCTGTTTAACGCGTCGCTGTTCGCGGCTTCGATCCTGCCGCTGTCGACGGCCTACACCGTCTGTGAGGGCCTCGGATTTGAGAGCGGGCTGAACCGTACGTGGAAGCAGGCACCGGTCTTCTACTGGCTCTATACCGGCCTTATCGTCGCGGGCGCGGCGGTTGTGCTCATCCCCAACTTCCCACTGGTCAGCATGGCAATCCTGTCGCAGGTGTTGAACGGTCTGCTGCTGCCAGTTGTCATGTACTTCATGCTGCGGTTGATCAACAACAAGGAATTGATGGGCGAGTTCCACAACCGGCTATGGTTCAACATCATCGCGTGGGGAACGGCGGCAATTGTGACGGGACTTTCGCTGGTGCTGGTGTGGCAGTCGTTGCGGGGATAG
- a CDS encoding aldo/keto reductase: protein MMPTIDFADTGRRTTRLGFGCSSIMGSMGRRESLQTLQWAFDAGVRHFDVAPAYGYGEAEGCLGEFLSQHREEVTVTTKFGIAPAKNPGLIGIARNLARPLIKAIPALKAKAQRAASVVAAVPAKRDLSIQKAQASLESSLRNLRVDRIDLFLLHDATAGEVRDSPLLGFLENAKQKGSIGAFGVGTDRGHASAILAESPAYARVVQREWSVFDGVEDIDTFKIHHRSLAGNRRRLERYLASEDIAKRWSAATGTDLRAPGVLGELMMRAALGTNPVGIVLFSSKDNAHIRSNALLAEPSAANAKAMELYRLVQAEADQIPTEFTV, encoded by the coding sequence ATGATGCCGACGATCGATTTCGCAGATACTGGCCGCCGCACCACGCGCCTTGGCTTCGGCTGCTCCAGCATCATGGGTTCCATGGGCCGGCGTGAGTCGCTTCAAACGCTCCAATGGGCTTTTGACGCCGGTGTGCGGCACTTCGATGTCGCGCCCGCCTATGGCTACGGAGAAGCAGAGGGGTGCCTCGGGGAATTCCTGTCGCAACATCGCGAAGAAGTCACAGTAACAACGAAATTCGGCATAGCGCCCGCGAAAAATCCAGGGCTCATCGGTATTGCACGCAACCTGGCGCGACCTTTGATCAAAGCCATTCCGGCTCTTAAGGCGAAAGCGCAGCGCGCAGCGTCGGTGGTCGCGGCTGTTCCAGCAAAGCGCGACCTTTCCATCCAAAAGGCGCAGGCATCGCTTGAAAGCAGCCTGCGCAACCTTCGCGTCGATCGGATCGATCTCTTTCTGTTGCACGATGCGACTGCTGGTGAAGTCCGAGACTCGCCGCTGCTTGGGTTCCTGGAGAACGCAAAGCAGAAGGGAAGTATTGGCGCGTTCGGCGTGGGTACAGACCGTGGACATGCCAGTGCGATCCTTGCGGAGTCGCCCGCATACGCGCGTGTCGTTCAGCGTGAGTGGTCCGTGTTCGATGGCGTGGAGGATATCGACACATTCAAGATTCACCATCGGTCGCTGGCAGGCAACCGCCGCCGGCTGGAGCGATATCTCGCTTCAGAAGACATAGCCAAACGCTGGTCTGCCGCAACAGGCACAGACCTGCGTGCTCCCGGGGTCCTTGGCGAGCTGATGATGCGCGCGGCGCTCGGGACAAACCCGGTGGGCATCGTGCTCTTCTCGTCGAAGGACAACGCACACATTCGCTCCAACGCACTGCTGGCTGAGCCATCCGCTGCCAATGCGAAGGCTATGGAGCTCTACCGGTTGGTACAAGCAGAGGCCGATCAAATCCCGACGGAATTCACCGTATGA
- a CDS encoding GMC oxidoreductase — MRHDLADGAFAPDELFDVCIVGAGAAGTVLALELSRAGRRVILMESGGPTLEEPSQKLYDTDVIGQPHTGVHKGRFRAWGGTTIRWGGQILELEPIDFAHRDWVAHSGWPITKDDLFPFYATAFEFEGLIASLHHDEEVWRAVGEELPDLGSELEPYFTRWCPQPNFARLHGAEMAASSRVSSVVHANLMDVVLEDDGVHVRKAVFRSLNGNQATVRAREFVLAIGAIETSRLLLHLQESHDERWNPNGLVGTGFQDHVDCDVVNVRPLDRERFLGSFTNVLLGGYKYHPKFRLSSLAQSEYRVLNVAGTFAFRDSSDEIAGAIKSTGRRLLRGAWGEMDGAQVVHLLANFPMLLRQAWSYKVNHRVYNSPDAALSLRVHCEQEPDGASRVTLADERDALGMRRARLDWRISLTELDTIRTFLDVAGRNLKEQKIAELVPTIDLRDDAALRERCDDGLHHIGGTRMSAIPTDGVVDVDLRLHGIPNLSLCSASVFPTGGYSNPTHTVLALAVRLARRLARQTAAV; from the coding sequence ATGAGGCACGATCTTGCGGACGGGGCGTTCGCTCCAGATGAATTGTTTGATGTCTGTATCGTCGGCGCTGGCGCTGCGGGAACCGTGCTGGCTTTAGAACTGTCACGCGCTGGTCGCAGGGTGATCCTGATGGAGAGCGGTGGACCCACCCTGGAGGAACCATCGCAGAAGCTTTATGACACGGATGTCATTGGTCAGCCGCACACCGGCGTGCACAAAGGCCGCTTCCGCGCGTGGGGTGGTACGACCATCCGATGGGGTGGCCAGATCCTGGAGCTTGAACCCATTGATTTTGCACATCGGGACTGGGTCGCTCATAGTGGCTGGCCAATTACTAAAGACGATTTATTCCCTTTCTATGCGACTGCGTTCGAATTCGAAGGGCTAATTGCTTCGCTTCATCATGATGAAGAGGTGTGGAGGGCGGTCGGGGAAGAGCTTCCAGATCTTGGCAGCGAACTGGAGCCCTACTTCACACGCTGGTGCCCGCAGCCAAATTTCGCCCGGTTGCATGGTGCTGAGATGGCTGCCTCATCGCGTGTCTCTTCCGTGGTCCATGCGAATCTCATGGACGTCGTGCTTGAGGATGACGGTGTGCACGTGCGGAAGGCAGTCTTCCGCAGTCTCAACGGTAATCAGGCCACGGTGCGTGCCCGGGAATTTGTCCTCGCCATCGGCGCCATCGAAACGTCGCGGCTGCTATTGCATTTGCAGGAATCGCATGACGAACGCTGGAACCCAAATGGACTGGTTGGTACCGGCTTCCAGGATCACGTCGATTGTGACGTCGTTAACGTACGTCCGCTGGACCGCGAACGTTTCCTTGGCAGTTTCACCAATGTTCTTCTCGGCGGCTACAAGTACCATCCGAAGTTTCGGCTCTCGTCTCTGGCACAGAGCGAATATCGTGTCCTGAATGTCGCCGGCACCTTCGCCTTTCGCGATAGCTCGGATGAAATCGCCGGGGCGATCAAGTCAACAGGACGACGCTTGCTGCGCGGGGCGTGGGGCGAGATGGATGGGGCACAGGTGGTACATCTGCTGGCTAACTTCCCAATGCTGCTCCGACAAGCCTGGTCGTATAAGGTGAACCATCGCGTCTACAACAGCCCAGATGCAGCCCTGTCATTGCGTGTCCACTGCGAGCAGGAACCGGATGGCGCCAGCCGCGTCACGCTGGCTGACGAGCGCGACGCTCTGGGGATGCGCCGTGCGCGGCTCGACTGGCGAATCTCGTTGACGGAACTGGACACCATTCGCACGTTTCTCGATGTGGCAGGGCGTAACCTGAAGGAGCAGAAAATCGCGGAGCTTGTGCCGACCATTGACCTGCGGGATGATGCAGCTCTACGCGAACGCTGTGATGACGGGCTGCACCATATCGGCGGTACGAGAATGTCAGCGATACCCACGGACGGTGTCGTGGACGTCGACCTGCGATTGCACGGCATACCCAATCTCTCTCTTTGCAGTGCCTCCGTCTTCCCGACGGGCGGCTACTCCAACCCGACCCACACCGTGCTTGCACTAGCGGTCCGGCTTGCCAGACGACTGGCGCGGCAGACTGCCGCAGTCTAA
- a CDS encoding CgeB family protein, translating to MRILYVAQLAPFDSALFRAMALRREGHDVTTVNTLDYLNSNALMQKLEFRAVMGPGISRLNKDILAMAKQLQPDIVWADKVLGMRPQTLQTLRSWGIVTVSYMIDNFFGPRRDPGWRLYAKTIPDYDLHCTQRDVNMRDYMAAGARNVIKIQTAYEPTVHFPPPALWSDEDRNRDVSFIGTPYDQRPTFLTQLWRECGFAVQVNGSVIWKPALAAVGGQQIYNGSGELRNADYREGIWRSRINLSFLTHSNQDEFVHKSFEIAACGGFLLAERSAGHKLRFEEDVEAVFFEGLDECAAKIRQYLKDEGGRASIAAAGQRRATTSGYDNDTQIRQIIERVRTLIASRPSRAGTGKAE from the coding sequence ATGCGGATTCTGTATGTCGCGCAGCTAGCGCCCTTCGATTCCGCGCTTTTCCGTGCCATGGCATTGCGCCGAGAGGGACACGACGTAACGACGGTCAACACGCTGGACTACCTGAACAGCAACGCGCTCATGCAGAAGTTGGAATTTCGAGCCGTGATGGGCCCCGGCATATCGCGGCTGAACAAAGACATTCTGGCCATGGCGAAGCAGCTGCAGCCGGACATTGTGTGGGCGGACAAGGTTCTCGGTATGCGTCCGCAGACGCTGCAGACGCTTCGTTCGTGGGGGATCGTGACGGTCTCGTACATGATCGATAACTTCTTCGGACCACGCCGCGACCCCGGCTGGCGACTGTATGCGAAGACGATTCCTGACTACGATCTGCATTGCACGCAGCGCGATGTGAATATGCGCGACTACATGGCCGCCGGCGCACGGAATGTCATCAAGATCCAGACGGCTTATGAACCAACCGTTCACTTTCCTCCACCGGCTTTATGGAGCGACGAGGACCGAAATCGCGACGTGTCGTTCATCGGTACACCGTACGACCAACGACCGACCTTCTTGACTCAACTGTGGCGCGAATGCGGTTTCGCGGTGCAGGTGAACGGCAGCGTGATCTGGAAACCCGCGTTGGCAGCGGTCGGCGGACAGCAGATCTATAACGGCTCCGGGGAATTGCGCAATGCCGACTACCGTGAGGGCATCTGGCGTTCCCGTATCAATCTGTCTTTCCTGACGCACTCCAATCAGGACGAGTTCGTACATAAGAGCTTTGAGATTGCTGCTTGCGGAGGCTTCCTCCTGGCGGAGCGCTCCGCCGGTCACAAGCTTCGTTTTGAAGAGGATGTGGAAGCAGTCTTCTTTGAAGGGCTTGACGAATGCGCGGCCAAAATTCGTCAGTACCTTAAGGATGAGGGTGGAAGGGCATCCATCGCTGCGGCTGGTCAGAGACGCGCAACCACTTCGGGTTACGACAACGACACACAGATTCGGCAGATCATCGAGCGCGTCCGCACCCTCATTGCAAGTCGCCCCTCTCGGGCGGGAACGGGTAAAGCCGAATGA
- a CDS encoding magnesium transporter MgtE N-terminal domain-containing protein, whose product MTEQTIRRTSLSSMMGARVLDADGNASGRIAEFLLKSEDAGTHVSCLVLSASGKVRDRQVYTVPLGDLTFSAHGEIRLRADTERTIMELSPSSVLLERDLLDQQIIDVHGHKVVRVNDVDLVWEVEADSVCKLRIAEVEVGMRGAVRRLLKGLPQSLVEALAHRFQARVIPWEFVDLIDRDPARRVRLKIEGDRLSNMHPSDIADILAELAPAEREAVFTSLDEEIAAEALEEVDPKLQRSLLEGMDSSRVADIVEEMDPGAAADLLAELSEERSEAILHEMEPEERAHVEELLEFPEDWAAGRMTTDYVALPDSADVQHAVDALRVFEGDLETVNEIFLLNESQHLTGVVTLARMMLAERSTPLKAIREPRMHTCSIDAGSREIAEQFDKYNLRSLAVLEHDRQLAGVIYPEHVIALLRAGR is encoded by the coding sequence ATGACCGAACAGACGATCCGTCGCACCAGCCTGTCTTCCATGATGGGCGCTCGAGTTCTTGACGCGGACGGCAACGCCAGCGGACGCATCGCGGAGTTCCTTCTGAAGTCGGAAGACGCTGGCACGCACGTCAGTTGCCTCGTGCTCTCCGCCTCTGGCAAGGTGCGGGACCGGCAGGTGTACACAGTGCCGCTCGGAGATCTGACCTTTAGCGCGCATGGGGAAATCCGTCTGCGCGCCGACACCGAACGCACCATCATGGAGCTCTCGCCCTCCTCGGTGCTGCTTGAGCGCGATCTGCTCGACCAGCAGATCATTGACGTTCACGGCCACAAGGTCGTACGCGTGAACGACGTCGATTTGGTGTGGGAGGTCGAGGCTGACTCCGTCTGTAAGCTGCGCATCGCCGAGGTTGAAGTGGGCATGCGCGGCGCCGTGCGAAGGTTGCTGAAAGGCCTGCCGCAGTCGCTGGTGGAGGCGTTGGCGCATCGCTTCCAGGCGCGCGTGATTCCGTGGGAGTTCGTCGACCTGATCGATCGCGATCCGGCGCGTCGTGTTCGCCTGAAGATTGAAGGCGACCGCCTGTCGAACATGCACCCGTCGGACATCGCGGACATCCTTGCAGAGCTTGCACCGGCGGAACGCGAAGCCGTCTTCACGTCTCTGGACGAAGAGATCGCGGCCGAGGCGCTTGAGGAAGTCGATCCCAAGTTGCAACGCTCGCTGCTTGAGGGGATGGACTCCAGCCGCGTCGCCGACATCGTGGAAGAGATGGATCCGGGCGCTGCCGCCGACCTGTTGGCGGAACTGTCGGAAGAGCGTTCCGAGGCCATCCTGCACGAGATGGAGCCCGAGGAGCGCGCACACGTCGAAGAACTGCTGGAGTTCCCGGAAGACTGGGCCGCGGGCCGCATGACGACGGACTACGTCGCGCTGCCGGACTCTGCGGATGTGCAGCACGCGGTGGATGCGCTGCGTGTCTTTGAAGGCGACCTGGAGACGGTGAATGAGATCTTTCTGCTGAACGAATCACAGCATCTGACCGGCGTTGTCACCCTCGCGCGCATGATGCTCGCCGAGCGCTCGACACCGCTAAAGGCCATTCGCGAACCGCGCATGCATACCTGCTCCATCGACGCAGGCAGCCGCGAAATCGCAGAGCAGTTCGACAAATACAACCTGCGCTCGCTTGCCGTGCTGGAGCACGACCGCCAGCTCGCCGGCGTGATCTATCCAGAACACGTGATCGCGCTGTTGCGGGCGGGGCGCTGA
- a CDS encoding ATP-binding protein: MEDRTFAQTLHRRPLPNTPTTRTSLTLASTLETVDRVEHEAESFAARFGFNEDDVSSIAMAVREATVNAVIHGNAYSHDKQVTANFEATEDDLVFRISDQGTGFNEETIPDPLSPENILRGSGRGVFLMRAFMDEVHFRQLSPGTELTLIKHRTPAENAA; the protein is encoded by the coding sequence ATGGAAGACCGGACATTTGCACAGACGCTGCACCGGAGACCGTTGCCCAACACGCCCACAACCCGAACCAGCCTTACCCTGGCGTCGACACTGGAAACCGTGGACCGCGTGGAGCACGAAGCAGAAAGCTTCGCTGCCCGCTTCGGCTTCAACGAAGACGACGTATCGAGCATCGCCATGGCTGTGCGCGAAGCGACGGTCAATGCGGTCATCCACGGCAATGCCTACAGCCACGACAAGCAGGTCACCGCAAACTTTGAAGCCACCGAAGACGACCTGGTCTTCCGCATCAGCGACCAGGGTACCGGCTTCAACGAGGAGACCATTCCCGACCCGCTCTCGCCGGAGAACATCCTGCGAGGATCAGGGCGCGGCGTCTTCCTCATGCGGGCTTTCATGGATGAGGTACACTTTCGCCAGCTATCGCCCGGGACAGAGCTAACGCTGATCAAGCACCGAACGCCCGCGGAAAACGCAGCCTGA
- a CDS encoding STAS domain-containing protein — MSMKVSTRQVDGVTILDLSGRITLGEGSVTLRDAVRDLVAKGDKNILLNLGDVSYIDSSGIGELVSAFTSVKNSGGELKLLNLTKKVHDLLQITKLYTVFDVKDDETSAVGSFTR, encoded by the coding sequence ATGAGCATGAAGGTAAGCACGCGCCAGGTTGACGGCGTAACGATTCTGGACCTGAGCGGTCGCATCACCCTGGGCGAAGGCTCCGTTACCCTGCGCGACGCCGTGCGCGACCTCGTCGCGAAGGGCGACAAGAACATCCTGCTGAACCTGGGTGACGTCAGCTACATCGACAGCTCGGGCATCGGCGAGCTGGTCAGCGCATTCACCAGCGTGAAGAACTCCGGTGGCGAACTGAAGCTGCTGAACCTGACCAAGAAGGTCCACGACCTGCTCCAGATCACCAAGCTGTATACCGTGTTCGACGTCAAGGATGACGAGACCTCGGCTGTGGGTTCGTTCACCCGCTAA
- the pgsA gene encoding CDP-diacylglycerol--glycerol-3-phosphate 3-phosphatidyltransferase: MNLPNSMTMSRIACVPLLIWLLSGSFPAHGHEQEIVASTLFIAASITDGLDGYLARRRGQITTMGMLLDPLADKLLVTAGYVCLISFNPRIVPPWIAVLVIGREFLVSGLRSIAANEGFTIDASEIGKLKTVIQIVSVVAAILDHGWDAWWIGPGWQQGTGWFFVPVHVIAVTAIYWMAAVSIISAVDYFVGFWGKIDHASAHNRRKRASVLSRKKAVVTVGPTAGGA; the protein is encoded by the coding sequence GTGAATCTTCCCAATTCCATGACGATGAGCCGCATTGCATGCGTGCCGCTGCTCATCTGGCTGCTGTCCGGCAGCTTCCCTGCGCATGGTCATGAGCAGGAGATCGTTGCGTCGACGTTGTTCATCGCCGCGTCCATTACGGACGGGCTGGACGGCTACCTGGCGCGCCGCCGCGGACAGATCACCACCATGGGCATGCTGCTGGACCCGCTGGCGGACAAGCTGCTCGTCACCGCCGGCTACGTCTGTCTCATCAGCTTCAATCCCCGCATCGTTCCGCCATGGATCGCCGTGCTCGTCATCGGACGCGAGTTTCTGGTCAGCGGCCTGCGCTCCATCGCGGCAAACGAGGGCTTCACCATTGACGCCAGCGAGATCGGCAAACTGAAGACGGTGATCCAGATCGTCTCGGTCGTCGCCGCTATCCTCGACCACGGCTGGGACGCGTGGTGGATCGGTCCCGGATGGCAGCAGGGCACCGGCTGGTTCTTCGTGCCGGTCCACGTCATCGCGGTGACTGCGATCTACTGGATGGCGGCGGTATCGATCATCAGCGCGGTCGACTACTTCGTGGGCTTTTGGGGCAAGATCGACCATGCCAGCGCCCACAATCGCCGCAAGCGCGCCAGCGTTCTCAGCCGCAAGAAGGCCGTCGTGACCGTCGGCCCGACGGCTGGCGGGGCTTAG